The Maridesulfovibrio frigidus DSM 17176 genome has a segment encoding these proteins:
- a CDS encoding (Fe-S)-binding protein has protein sequence MASPKACVQCGKCLDVCPLFKVTGREELTPRAKFFLDGLDSSDGLNEKDFKTLAGLCLGCGRCEENCPQNMSGPKLVSALRSKSKGFTQTCWDLWLSSPGFIWPLAAALSKFSPESLPEPIGSAKKRMGSLFAKSPAPWAKLVPDLKFDDQKVMLFKGCVGSFARKDWARKAEHFMDGLGLVRAAESDFACCGSSYGSAGLLDRQVKSRKFNIDVWKASECPLLIIFCTTCLKGLKEYSLDDFDGNEELLEKWQSALTPLSSLLVDCDITILENRPEQVIYHKPCHAPVPDFDLQLVENMAGDRLLPVQKDLCCGFGGIMQIGAPDLSKQVGDYCAEALTKNVSAGAQILTGCSACVIQLATLTKDDFFTGHWLDILE, from the coding sequence ATGGCCTCCCCTAAAGCCTGCGTGCAATGCGGAAAGTGTCTTGATGTTTGCCCCTTGTTTAAAGTGACAGGGCGGGAAGAACTCACTCCCCGGGCAAAATTTTTTCTGGATGGTTTAGACTCTTCGGACGGCCTTAACGAAAAGGATTTCAAAACTCTTGCCGGACTGTGCCTCGGTTGCGGAAGGTGTGAAGAGAATTGTCCGCAGAATATGTCAGGTCCAAAACTTGTTTCGGCCTTAAGATCAAAGTCGAAAGGTTTTACACAGACTTGTTGGGATTTGTGGCTTTCGAGTCCCGGATTCATTTGGCCTTTAGCCGCTGCGTTATCTAAATTTTCCCCTGAAAGTCTGCCTGAGCCTATTGGCTCTGCAAAAAAAAGGATGGGGTCGCTTTTTGCGAAGAGTCCCGCTCCTTGGGCAAAGCTTGTACCGGACTTAAAGTTTGATGATCAAAAAGTCATGCTATTTAAGGGATGTGTCGGGAGCTTTGCACGCAAAGACTGGGCGCGGAAAGCTGAACATTTTATGGACGGATTAGGGTTGGTTCGCGCTGCTGAATCCGATTTTGCCTGCTGTGGTTCGTCATATGGAAGTGCAGGGTTATTAGATAGGCAGGTGAAATCTCGTAAGTTTAATATAGATGTCTGGAAAGCTTCTGAGTGCCCACTTTTAATCATTTTCTGTACTACTTGTTTGAAAGGGCTTAAGGAATATTCTTTGGATGATTTTGACGGAAATGAGGAGCTACTAGAGAAGTGGCAATCAGCTCTGACTCCATTGTCATCTCTTTTAGTTGATTGTGACATCACAATATTAGAAAATAGGCCCGAGCAGGTCATTTATCACAAGCCTTGCCATGCTCCTGTTCCAGATTTTGATTTGCAACTGGTTGAAAACATGGCTGGAGATCGCCTATTGCCTGTCCAAAAAGATCTTTGTTGCGGGTTCGGTGGCATCATGCAAATCGGCGCGCCTGATCTTTCAAAGCAGGTTGGTGATTATTGTGCAGAAGCATTAACAAAAAACGTTTCTGCAGGCGCACAAATTTTGACTGGTTGCTCTGCATGCGTTATTCAGCTTGCAACACTTACAAAAGATGATTTTTTTACGGGTCATTGGCTTGATATTTTGGAATAA
- a CDS encoding FAD-binding oxidoreductase, with protein MKSYPDKLSRSQHKFLQNLFPDGDSGFTKGELLSCGVDASRKHAKPLALVKPSSVQQVSELLAWAQKERMPIYPRARATNKVGGCVPVKKGVVVSMLGMDSIIDIDAQDFVAVVQPGVITADLQKGVEAKGLFYPPDPASLKISTIGGNIATCAGGMRAVKYGVTRDYVLGLEAVLPGGEVINTGGRTHKNVVGLDLTRLMVGSAGTLGLITKATLKLLPLPETSASMLIGFKDLSGCLKGAGAVFGCGILPTAMELMDHNTLKALEMHSDVPWSGDTGGLLLLKIDGSQESVTTDLHQIEKALLSVTTTFIEKGSGDQQERLWELRRVISPAAFNLAPDKQGEDVAVPRGKVAQAIEEYHEIGRKLGVIVLCFGHLGDGNIHVSVMYDKSASGQSDSALKAKKAIFEKTLALGGTLSGEHGIGLTKADYVGMQLGKTELKLMSGIKAIFDPHNIMNPGKGV; from the coding sequence ATGAAGTCCTATCCCGATAAGCTCTCCAGATCACAACATAAATTTTTGCAAAATCTTTTTCCTGACGGAGATAGCGGTTTCACCAAAGGTGAATTGCTCTCGTGTGGGGTGGATGCCAGTAGAAAACATGCTAAACCGCTCGCTCTCGTAAAGCCAAGCTCTGTTCAGCAGGTGTCAGAACTGCTTGCTTGGGCGCAAAAAGAGCGCATGCCTATCTATCCTAGAGCAAGAGCTACGAACAAAGTTGGCGGCTGTGTTCCAGTAAAGAAGGGCGTAGTTGTTTCCATGCTCGGGATGGACTCAATAATCGATATTGATGCGCAGGATTTCGTGGCTGTGGTGCAGCCCGGAGTGATTACTGCTGATTTGCAAAAAGGCGTGGAGGCGAAGGGGCTGTTCTATCCTCCTGATCCTGCCAGTCTTAAAATTTCCACCATCGGCGGAAATATTGCTACTTGTGCCGGAGGAATGCGGGCCGTGAAATACGGAGTTACTCGCGATTACGTTCTAGGCCTTGAAGCTGTTCTCCCTGGCGGGGAAGTTATCAATACCGGTGGGCGTACTCATAAAAATGTGGTCGGTCTTGATTTGACAAGGCTTATGGTCGGCTCAGCGGGAACGCTCGGGTTGATTACTAAGGCAACTTTGAAACTTCTGCCGCTTCCAGAAACATCAGCTTCCATGCTTATCGGCTTTAAAGATCTCTCGGGATGTCTTAAAGGTGCTGGCGCAGTCTTCGGCTGTGGCATTTTGCCTACAGCTATGGAATTGATGGATCACAACACGCTTAAGGCTCTCGAAATGCATTCTGATGTGCCGTGGTCCGGCGATACTGGTGGTCTGCTACTACTTAAAATTGATGGTTCGCAGGAATCCGTCACAACTGACTTGCATCAGATCGAAAAAGCTCTTTTATCTGTTACTACTACCTTTATTGAAAAGGGTAGCGGAGATCAGCAGGAACGTTTATGGGAACTTCGCAGAGTTATCAGTCCCGCAGCATTCAATCTTGCTCCTGATAAGCAGGGAGAAGATGTTGCTGTTCCGCGCGGGAAAGTTGCGCAGGCCATTGAAGAATATCACGAGATCGGCAGGAAACTTGGAGTTATAGTTCTATGTTTCGGGCATCTCGGTGATGGAAATATTCATGTATCCGTGATGTATGACAAATCCGCTTCCGGTCAGTCTGATAGTGCGTTGAAAGCAAAGAAAGCAATATTTGAAAAGACACTCGCTCTCGGCGGTACGTTGTCCGGAGAACATGGCATTGGGCTTACTAAGGCAGATTATGTCGGGATGCAGTTAGGTAAAACCGAGTTGAAGTTAATGTCTGGGATTAAGGCTATTTTTGACCCACATAATATAATGAATCCCGGGAAGGGTGTCTAA
- a CDS encoding LysR family transcriptional regulator, protein MELYQIKTFAVVAEAGNLTRAAKNLYASQSTISLHIKGLEEELGVCLFLRTPKGMVLTAEGETLLKRAQVILDSVELMKSEAHSLHGEVSGGASVGLQTSPIYLRTPQLTKCIKENYPGLSMNFVQVPTWTVRSEVLGRNIDGGYFYSVLPPVDMEAIFLENTVLRVVGPISWKGKMESACWKGLATLPWIWTPPQCPFSQKLKETFTLLGLDPVKSMIADSEDAHNALVRSEHGVTVMRDDEAREGETNGSFYVWPGGFLEVGLYFGFHKQRVADPIVKALIDCVEKVWKPE, encoded by the coding sequence ATGGAACTATACCAGATCAAAACATTTGCGGTAGTAGCAGAGGCCGGAAATTTAACCAGAGCAGCTAAGAATCTGTATGCTAGTCAATCGACCATAAGCTTGCACATCAAGGGGCTAGAGGAAGAGCTTGGCGTGTGCCTGTTTTTGCGTACTCCTAAAGGTATGGTTCTAACTGCTGAAGGAGAAACTCTGCTTAAAAGGGCGCAGGTCATTCTTGATTCTGTTGAATTAATGAAATCCGAAGCTCATTCTCTTCACGGAGAAGTTTCGGGCGGAGCAAGTGTCGGGTTACAGACTTCTCCTATTTATTTAAGGACTCCGCAGCTTACAAAGTGCATTAAAGAAAATTACCCCGGACTCAGCATGAATTTTGTTCAGGTCCCCACATGGACTGTGCGAAGTGAGGTTCTAGGTAGGAATATCGATGGCGGTTATTTTTATTCTGTCCTTCCACCCGTTGACATGGAAGCCATTTTTCTAGAGAACACAGTCCTCAGGGTTGTCGGCCCGATTTCATGGAAAGGAAAAATGGAATCAGCCTGCTGGAAAGGTTTGGCCACATTACCTTGGATATGGACACCGCCTCAATGCCCTTTTAGTCAAAAGCTGAAAGAGACCTTCACTCTGTTAGGTCTTGACCCTGTTAAATCTATGATTGCAGACAGTGAAGATGCTCATAATGCGTTGGTGAGATCTGAGCATGGTGTAACTGTTATGAGAGATGACGAAGCCCGCGAGGGTGAGACCAACGGCTCTTTCTACGTATGGCCGGGTGGCTTTCTTGAAGTTGGTTTATACTTTGGGTTTCATAAGCAGCGCGTGGCTGACCCTATTGTAAAAGCCCTAATTGATTGTGTCGAAAAAGTATGGAAACCCGAGTAA
- the smpB gene encoding SsrA-binding protein SmpB, with protein sequence MAKAKKKKSPNTIARNKVARRNYDFVETLEAGLVLVGTEVKSLRAGQISFNDGYINFEDGEAWLIGIHIAPYDHAGHSQHEPDRPRKLLLHAAEIEKLQTKSEQKGLTVVPVSLYFSRGKIKLQIALAKGRNVHNRKEELKRRDIARDTARQMASY encoded by the coding sequence ATGGCCAAAGCTAAAAAAAAGAAAAGTCCCAATACCATCGCCCGAAACAAAGTGGCACGCCGAAATTATGATTTTGTTGAGACTTTAGAGGCGGGCCTCGTGCTTGTCGGGACAGAAGTTAAATCTCTTCGGGCAGGACAGATAAGTTTTAATGACGGATATATAAACTTTGAGGATGGCGAGGCGTGGCTTATTGGTATTCACATTGCTCCGTATGACCATGCTGGTCATTCGCAGCATGAACCTGATCGCCCGCGCAAATTGCTACTTCATGCTGCTGAAATAGAGAAATTGCAGACGAAGTCTGAGCAGAAAGGGCTGACCGTAGTTCCTGTGTCCCTTTATTTTTCACGCGGTAAGATTAAATTGCAGATTGCTCTCGCTAAAGGGCGCAACGTGCACAATCGTAAAGAAGAGTTAAAGCGTAGAGATATTGCAAGAGACACGGCCCGCCAAATGGCTAGTTATTAG
- the ptsP gene encoding phosphoenolpyruvate--protein phosphotransferase, whose protein sequence is MAREVVSGISVSTGIAIGKAYFLNRSISSNLPRQTVPVHMNAGEKERLQYGFEEAVSELAAIREKVPAELKEHKLIIDSHLMMLKDPKLLKAATKYIDDLCINAEWALDKAVNDLEKAFGALEDKYIRERMQDVCQVAQRVQAKLIGGEEHLRPIEGRAVLMAHDLSPADTIELEVNKLMAFVTTLGGKTSHTGILARTLNIPALVGAEKIESSIVDGDLVIVDGLAGKILVDPDEEELEHYYTLQTQFEAYQSTIIKSCQLPAETEDGYRVQVLANIELVEEISAVIDNGGEGVGLFRTEYAYLNRQELPDEEELCEKYTELAEIMSPRKVVLRTLDLGADKFMSYFGALDEANPAMGLRAIRFCLKHEDLFHTQLRAILRASVHGNISIMFPMISGLKEVHQAKAALAKAQIELTAEGIPFDADMQVGVMIELPAAVMIAEILAQEVDFFSIGTNDLIQYSLGIDRTNPHVSYLYQPLHPAIVRSIKYVVDAGHRAGIGVSLCGEVASDPYCVPILMGMQIDSLSLTPQAIPGIKRILRQLGMQECKQLLKEVLQCRTVAKINRLVTDNIYKKYPEELVFFASLLDNEDIAG, encoded by the coding sequence GTGGCCAGAGAAGTCGTTTCAGGTATTTCCGTTTCAACAGGTATTGCCATTGGTAAAGCCTATTTTTTGAATCGCAGCATTTCTTCAAATTTGCCGCGACAGACTGTGCCTGTGCACATGAATGCCGGAGAAAAGGAACGCCTTCAGTATGGTTTCGAGGAGGCCGTTAGCGAACTCGCGGCGATCCGAGAAAAAGTTCCTGCTGAATTGAAAGAGCATAAGCTCATCATTGATTCTCATTTGATGATGCTTAAAGATCCGAAACTGCTCAAAGCTGCTACTAAATATATTGATGACTTGTGTATAAATGCTGAATGGGCGCTCGATAAAGCTGTAAACGATCTTGAAAAAGCTTTTGGCGCGCTGGAAGATAAATATATCCGTGAGCGCATGCAGGACGTGTGTCAGGTCGCTCAGAGAGTTCAGGCCAAGCTTATTGGCGGAGAAGAGCACTTGCGTCCCATTGAAGGACGTGCTGTGCTCATGGCACATGATTTAAGCCCTGCTGATACCATTGAGCTTGAAGTTAACAAGCTGATGGCATTCGTTACCACTCTTGGTGGTAAAACCTCTCACACAGGCATTTTGGCGCGCACGCTGAATATTCCTGCTTTGGTCGGTGCTGAAAAAATTGAGAGCAGTATAGTTGATGGTGATCTTGTTATTGTTGACGGACTGGCCGGAAAAATTTTGGTTGATCCTGATGAAGAAGAACTTGAACATTATTATACTTTGCAAACTCAGTTTGAGGCCTACCAGTCTACAATTATAAAAAGTTGTCAGCTTCCGGCAGAAACGGAAGATGGATATCGCGTTCAGGTTCTTGCAAATATTGAACTCGTCGAAGAAATTTCTGCCGTTATTGATAACGGAGGAGAAGGTGTCGGCCTTTTCAGGACTGAGTATGCATATTTGAATCGTCAGGAACTTCCTGATGAAGAAGAGCTTTGTGAGAAGTATACCGAGCTTGCTGAGATTATGTCGCCGCGTAAAGTTGTTCTGCGGACACTGGATCTTGGTGCTGATAAGTTTATGTCATATTTCGGTGCTCTCGATGAAGCCAACCCCGCGATGGGGTTGCGTGCTATAAGGTTTTGTTTGAAACACGAAGATCTTTTTCACACCCAGCTTCGCGCTATTTTGCGGGCAAGTGTGCATGGTAATATATCGATCATGTTCCCTATGATCTCGGGTTTAAAAGAAGTTCATCAGGCCAAGGCCGCTTTGGCTAAAGCTCAGATCGAATTAACCGCAGAGGGTATCCCTTTTGATGCGGATATGCAGGTCGGCGTTATGATCGAGCTTCCGGCTGCGGTTATGATTGCTGAAATTTTGGCGCAGGAAGTTGATTTCTTCAGCATCGGAACCAATGATCTTATTCAGTACAGCCTTGGTATCGATCGCACTAATCCGCATGTTTCTTATCTGTATCAGCCGCTTCATCCTGCCATTGTCCGCTCCATCAAGTATGTTGTTGATGCAGGGCACAGGGCGGGTATTGGAGTAAGTCTTTGTGGTGAGGTTGCGTCAGACCCTTATTGTGTACCGATTCTTATGGGTATGCAGATTGATAGTCTCAGTCTGACTCCACAGGCTATTCCGGGAATTAAGAGAATTTTGCGTCAGCTTGGAATGCAGGAATGTAAACAGCTGCTTAAAGAAGTTTTGCAATGCCGCACGGTTGCAAAGATCAACCGTCTTGTTACTGATAATATTTATAAAAAATATCCTGAAGAGTTAGTCTTTTTTGCTTCCCTTCTGGATAACGAAGATATCGCAGGTTAA
- a CDS encoding HPr family phosphocarrier protein, producing MIENSALCESSNEPSSVVVRTVIVVNQLGLHARPAAQLAQESQNFKAEITIICDSQEVDAKSILDILTLAAAQGSSLELKAEGADAVEALDRLEELFKSKFGEEK from the coding sequence ATGATTGAGAATAGCGCGCTGTGTGAGAGTTCCAATGAGCCTTCGAGCGTTGTGGTAAGGACCGTAATTGTAGTTAACCAGTTGGGTCTGCATGCTCGTCCTGCTGCGCAGCTTGCACAGGAATCTCAGAATTTTAAGGCGGAGATTACAATTATATGTGATTCTCAGGAAGTGGATGCTAAAAGCATTCTTGATATTCTGACTCTTGCCGCTGCACAGGGAAGTTCTCTTGAGCTGAAAGCTGAAGGTGCGGATGCTGTGGAAGCTCTTGATCGCCTAGAAGAATTGTTCAAATCCAAATTTGGAGAAGAAAAGTAG
- a CDS encoding PTS system mannose/fructose/sorbose family transporter subunit IID: MNVKLKENKPLGLACVRSFLRSYFVGAGFNTRGLQNIGFSYAMQPGLEAIYKNPEDLSNARKRYVKHYNSHPFWGPLLIAIFLSVEMQIEAGNFPVALLDKVKNTTSYTLSAIGDSVFAGSALIFWALATVSLLLAGHQTPAMLLGSASLVGLQVFKVYTFWSGINKGLSFLDELKKWNLINWGERLKFANAVLLLIIWAQLWPASANMFEWYSGTATLGLLGWLIGTGKISREIVAVLFVVVSLFIIKFI, encoded by the coding sequence GTGAATGTAAAATTAAAAGAGAATAAACCTCTCGGTCTGGCTTGTGTCAGAAGTTTTCTTCGCAGCTATTTTGTGGGCGCAGGGTTCAATACTCGCGGTCTTCAAAATATTGGCTTTTCTTATGCTATGCAGCCGGGATTAGAAGCTATTTATAAAAATCCCGAGGATCTATCTAACGCACGTAAACGGTATGTGAAGCATTATAATTCACACCCATTCTGGGGGCCGTTGCTTATAGCTATTTTTCTTTCTGTAGAGATGCAGATTGAGGCCGGAAATTTTCCTGTTGCGCTTCTTGATAAAGTTAAAAACACGACGAGTTATACCCTTTCAGCTATTGGTGATTCCGTTTTTGCGGGAAGTGCGCTTATTTTTTGGGCATTAGCCACTGTTTCGCTTTTGCTTGCTGGTCATCAAACTCCGGCTATGCTACTTGGTTCGGCATCGCTCGTAGGTCTACAGGTCTTTAAAGTTTATACTTTCTGGTCTGGAATAAACAAAGGGCTCAGTTTTTTAGATGAACTTAAGAAGTGGAATCTAATTAACTGGGGAGAGCGTCTTAAGTTCGCCAATGCTGTATTGCTACTTATTATCTGGGCCCAATTGTGGCCCGCAAGTGCAAATATGTTTGAGTGGTATAGCGGGACTGCCACGCTGGGTTTGCTGGGCTGGCTTATCGGTACAGGCAAAATTTCCAGGGAAATAGTCGCGGTACTTTTTGTTGTAGTAAGTTTGTTTATAATAAAGTTTATTTAA
- the rsmI gene encoding 16S rRNA (cytidine(1402)-2'-O)-methyltransferase, whose protein sequence is MPSNSPTLWVVATPLGNLGDISDRARKVLAKADVILAEDTRRTGKLLAGLDIKGNGFISLHDHNEERRIATVLEFFDEGGSAALVSDAGTPLMSDPGYRLVKACREHGVNIVPVPGPCAPIVALSACGLPPYPFVFLGFMPRKEGQMTKLFEAHGATGATIVFFERKSRLRETLALAYKVLGNREFAVCRELTKDYEEFITGSLAESDEVSAELKGEITVVIGPPVLSGPASEEDILRLIEKELPSGDKPKVIARRIADSVEGWTAKAVYEKVTERKTNS, encoded by the coding sequence ATGCCTTCGAACTCTCCGACTTTATGGGTGGTGGCAACACCGCTTGGCAACCTTGGTGATATTTCAGATCGTGCACGAAAGGTTCTGGCGAAGGCAGATGTAATTCTGGCTGAAGATACCCGCAGAACCGGCAAGTTGCTCGCTGGTTTAGATATAAAAGGTAACGGCTTTATCAGTCTTCACGATCATAATGAAGAAAGACGCATAGCCACGGTTCTGGAATTTTTTGATGAAGGTGGCAGTGCCGCGCTTGTATCAGATGCCGGAACACCACTTATGAGTGATCCCGGTTACAGGCTAGTTAAAGCGTGCCGCGAACATGGGGTCAATATCGTCCCTGTGCCCGGTCCATGTGCGCCTATTGTAGCGCTCAGTGCATGCGGTTTGCCGCCGTATCCATTCGTATTTCTGGGTTTCATGCCGCGCAAAGAAGGTCAGATGACAAAGTTATTTGAAGCGCATGGAGCTACTGGCGCAACAATTGTCTTCTTTGAACGCAAGTCTCGATTGCGGGAAACTTTGGCTCTGGCTTACAAGGTGCTGGGGAACCGTGAATTTGCGGTCTGCCGTGAGTTGACCAAAGATTATGAAGAATTTATTACGGGATCTCTTGCCGAATCCGATGAAGTTTCTGCTGAACTCAAGGGTGAAATTACCGTCGTCATAGGTCCACCTGTCCTTAGTGGTCCGGCAAGTGAAGAAGACATTCTGCGGTTGATTGAAAAAGAATTACCGTCCGGTGATAAGCCGAAAGTTATAGCACGCAGGATAGCGGATAGTGTTGAGGGGTGGACAGCCAAAGCTGTCTATGAAAAAGTGACTGAAAGAAAAACAAATAGTTAG
- a CDS encoding YraN family protein has protein sequence MSPRHIDFGNEGEAYAARYLECRGFTIRQRNWRWRQWELDIICDDSAGADGICDLVFVEVKTRAGNSVQKGVQAVTPAKCRKLVKAASHYLSAMDLWHRPCRFDLVIVNDAGNGMKAEHIKNAFELSDFMGGGNTAWQPW, from the coding sequence GTGTCTCCCCGGCATATAGATTTCGGTAATGAGGGTGAAGCCTACGCCGCCCGTTATCTTGAATGCAGGGGTTTTACCATTCGTCAGCGCAACTGGCGATGGCGGCAGTGGGAACTTGATATTATTTGTGATGATAGCGCAGGTGCAGACGGCATATGCGATCTTGTGTTTGTAGAAGTGAAGACCAGAGCCGGAAATTCCGTGCAAAAAGGCGTACAGGCGGTGACACCTGCAAAGTGCCGTAAATTAGTAAAAGCTGCTTCACATTATTTGTCGGCAATGGATTTATGGCATAGGCCGTGTCGTTTTGACCTCGTGATTGTAAATGATGCCGGAAACGGCATGAAAGCGGAGCACATAAAAAATGCCTTCGAACTCTCCGACTTTATGGGTGGTGGCAACACCGCTTGGCAACCTTGGTGA
- a CDS encoding ribonuclease HII gives MSQDLLHASLPGFTDEGGISAGIDEAGRGCLAGPVVAGAVILPAEYDLPGLGDSKKLSESARDELAIEIRKQAVCWAIGTGSAQVVDQINILQATFRAMARSVMHLKVRPSVLLIDGDKIIPSSHFNGDGGYTQQSIIKGDDKIPAISAASILAKTFRDRLMVKLEKRYPGYGFEIHKGYGTKVHMAALRELGPCRIHRVTFKGVLPEKKKAKQERMCLPGI, from the coding sequence ATGTCACAGGATTTACTACACGCATCACTACCCGGCTTTACCGATGAAGGTGGAATATCCGCTGGAATTGACGAAGCAGGGCGCGGTTGTCTCGCCGGTCCTGTGGTCGCAGGAGCGGTAATTCTGCCCGCAGAGTATGACTTACCGGGTTTAGGCGATTCAAAAAAACTCAGTGAATCTGCGCGTGACGAATTAGCTATAGAAATCCGTAAGCAGGCCGTGTGTTGGGCCATTGGAACCGGTTCTGCACAGGTTGTGGATCAGATTAATATTTTGCAGGCGACTTTTCGGGCAATGGCCCGCTCGGTAATGCACCTAAAAGTTCGGCCTTCGGTCCTACTGATTGATGGCGATAAGATTATACCAAGTTCCCATTTCAATGGTGATGGCGGATATACTCAGCAGTCAATAATTAAGGGTGATGATAAGATTCCTGCCATTTCGGCTGCATCCATTCTTGCGAAAACATTCAGGGATCGCCTGATGGTTAAGCTCGAAAAAAGATATCCGGGTTATGGGTTCGAAATACATAAAGGGTATGGAACGAAGGTTCATATGGCGGCGCTCAGAGAATTGGGGCCATGCCGTATTCACCGCGTGACCTTTAAGGGTGTTCTTCCTGAAAAGAAGAAAGCCAAGCAGGAAAGAATGTGTCTCCCCGGCATATAG
- the rplS gene encoding 50S ribosomal protein L19, translating into MNVISKIEREQMRLDMPSFKAGDTVKVHLRIIEGEKERIQVFQGAVLRYRNGTTDSTFTVRKISDGIGVERVFAVHSPYIERVEVVTEGKVRRSRIYYLRDLKGKAARIKSKNAW; encoded by the coding sequence ATGAACGTTATTTCTAAGATCGAACGCGAACAAATGCGTCTTGATATGCCATCATTCAAAGCAGGTGACACTGTTAAAGTTCATCTTCGTATTATCGAAGGTGAAAAAGAACGCATCCAGGTTTTCCAGGGCGCAGTTCTTCGTTACCGTAATGGTACAACTGATTCTACTTTCACTGTACGTAAGATTTCTGACGGAATCGGCGTAGAGCGCGTTTTCGCAGTACATTCTCCTTACATCGAGCGTGTAGAAGTCGTTACTGAAGGTAAAGTCCGTCGTAGCCGCATATACTACCTTCGTGACCTCAAAGGTAAAGCAGCACGCATCAAATCTAAAAACGCTTGGTAG
- the trmD gene encoding tRNA (guanosine(37)-N1)-methyltransferase TrmD translates to MNFNLITLFPEFFDSPLSHGLMSKAVEKGIVSFNTVNPRDFATDRHKSVDDRPYGGGPGMVMFLDPIARSLDSVGVKPAKEGGCSKGKRLVMLSPKGVPLTQKLATELAQEEELTLVCGRYEGIDARFEEIFPVEMISVGDFVLNGGEAGALCLIEAVARLLPDFMGHSESGTEESFSSGLLEYPHYTRPAEYEGLEVPKVLSSGNHALIEEWRKTRSLDETLNSRPELLSEADGLKKEDVRYLRTIPRKRLGKHLSMALVHYPVLNKFGEKAAVSLTNLDIHDMSRVSRSYSLAGMYAVTPIEDQKKLAERIISHWTSGPGSRTNPDRAAALAKVSVKDSLIDVVEHIESGTGKKPILVTTSARGAGSVTPSQVREMLYDNPVLLVFGTGHGLAPEILEMAMGSLRPLRFMDGYNHLSVRSAVAITVDRLLGDAW, encoded by the coding sequence GTGAACTTCAACTTGATTACGCTTTTTCCGGAATTTTTCGATTCCCCACTTTCGCATGGTCTTATGAGTAAGGCTGTTGAAAAAGGAATCGTTTCATTCAATACCGTAAATCCTCGCGATTTTGCCACTGATAGGCATAAGAGTGTTGATGATCGTCCCTACGGGGGCGGGCCTGGCATGGTCATGTTTCTTGATCCGATTGCGCGCAGTCTGGACTCTGTAGGCGTTAAGCCTGCCAAAGAGGGTGGTTGTAGCAAAGGTAAAAGGCTTGTGATGCTGTCTCCGAAAGGGGTGCCGCTTACTCAGAAGCTTGCAACTGAGCTTGCGCAGGAAGAAGAACTGACACTTGTCTGTGGGCGGTACGAAGGAATTGACGCTCGTTTTGAAGAGATATTTCCCGTTGAGATGATCTCTGTCGGAGATTTCGTTCTTAACGGAGGCGAAGCCGGGGCACTTTGTTTAATTGAAGCTGTAGCTCGTTTGCTACCGGATTTTATGGGCCATTCTGAATCCGGCACCGAGGAAAGTTTTTCTTCGGGGCTGCTTGAGTATCCGCACTACACTCGTCCTGCCGAATATGAAGGACTGGAAGTGCCGAAAGTTCTCTCTTCAGGGAACCATGCTTTGATCGAAGAATGGAGGAAAACGAGGTCTCTTGATGAGACTTTAAATTCCCGCCCGGAATTACTTTCCGAAGCAGATGGCTTAAAAAAAGAAGATGTGCGTTATTTGCGGACAATACCCCGTAAACGTTTGGGAAAACATCTTTCGATGGCTTTAGTTCACTATCCAGTGCTAAATAAATTTGGAGAAAAAGCCGCTGTTTCTTTGACAAACCTCGATATTCACGATATGTCCCGCGTTTCCCGCTCTTACTCGTTGGCAGGGATGTATGCGGTGACTCCGATCGAGGATCAGAAGAAATTGGCTGAGAGAATTATTTCTCATTGGACCTCGGGGCCGGGTAGCAGGACGAACCCGGACAGAGCCGCAGCTCTGGCGAAGGTCAGTGTGAAGGATTCCCTGATCGATGTGGTGGAGCATATTGAGTCGGGAACGGGTAAAAAACCGATACTGGTCACCACCAGTGCTCGGGGCGCGGGTAGTGTGACTCCAAGTCAGGTCCGTGAAATGCTTTATGACAATCCTGTGCTGCTGGTTTTTGGTACCGGGCATGGATTGGCTCCCGAAATTCTTGAAATGGCAATGGGAAGTCTTAGACCTCTCCGGTTCATGGATGGATACAATCACTTATCAGTAAGAAGTGCGGTGGCGATAACGGTTGACAGGCTTTTGGGAGATGCTTGGTAG